A region from the Hippopotamus amphibius kiboko isolate mHipAmp2 chromosome 15, mHipAmp2.hap2, whole genome shotgun sequence genome encodes:
- the CREB3L3 gene encoding cyclic AMP-responsive element-binding protein 3-like protein 3, with protein sequence MASSTSPMDPIDSLELLDLLFDRQDGILRHVELGEDWGRVEDQVLPGPDSDDFINSILGSGDSVPSSPTWSPAASDSGISEDLPSDPQDTPPRSGVAATLASCHSMESGKGPCSSYHPGPACPTRHLGPVTQGLEASVAIDLEMWSPGLYTKEQAELADSPPRCNLTVKDLLLSGSSGDLQQHHLAAPHLLRPGTGHCQELVLTEDEKKLLAKEGITLPTQLPLTKYEERVLKKIRRKIRNKQSAQESRKKKKEYIDGLETRMSACTAQNQELQRKVLHLEKQNLSLLEQLKKLQAIVVQSTSKSAQTGTCIAVLLFSFALIVLPSISPFASNKAESPGDFAPVRVFSRTLHNDAASRVAPDAAPGSETPGHGPKAGILQEGAPGGPQGDRGSRDTLALDNSTEELDNSTLVQGNSVKELDRATLLDCAPPEQALSPGRVGLEAAVGEL encoded by the exons ATGGCTTCTTCCACCAGTCCCATGGACCCTATCGACAGCCTGGAACTCTTGGATCTCCTGTTTGACCGGCAGGACGGCATCTTGAGACACGTAGAGCTGGGCGAGGACTGGGGCCGCGTCGAGGACCAG GTCCTGCCAGGCCCGGACTCTGATGATTTCATCAACTCTATCCTGGGTTCTGGAGATTCAGTGCCCAGCTCCCCGACCTGGTCTCCTGCGGCCAGTGACAGTGGCATCTCAGAAGATCTGCCCTCCGACCCCCAGGACACCCCTCCACGCAGTGGGGTGGCTGCCACCCTGGCCAGCTGCCATAGCATGGAGTCTGGCAAGGGGCCCTGCTCCTCCTACCATCCTGGCCCTGCCTGCCCCACCAGGCATCTTGGGCCAGTGACCCAGGGGCTCGAGGCCTCCGTGGCCATAGACCTCG AAATGTGGAGCCCAGGCCTCTACACCAAGGAGCAGGCCGAGCTGGCCGACTCACCCCCACGGTGCAATCTCACGGTGAAAGACCTCCTCCTCTCTGGCAGCAGCGGGGACCTG CAACAACATCACCTGGCAGCCCCCCACCTGTTGCGACCTGGGACCGGGCACTGCCAGGAGCTGGTGCTGACGGAGGATGAGAAGAAGCTGCTGGCCAAAGAAGGCATCACCCTGCCCACCCAGCTGCCCCTCACCAAG TATGAGGAGCGAGTGCTGAAAAAAATCCGCCGGAAAATCCGGAACAAACAGTCAGCCCAAGAAAGCcggaaaaagaagaaggaatatATTGATGGCCTGGAAACTCG GATGTCAGCCTGCACTGCCCAGAACCAGGAACTTCAGAGGAAGGTCTTGCATCTTGAGAAGCAGAACCT GTCCCTCTTGGAGCAGCTGAAGAAACTCCAGGCCATCGTGGTCCAGTCTACCAGCAAGTCGGCTCAGACGGGCACCTGCATAGCG GTCCTGCTCTTCTCCTTCGCCCTCATCGTCCTCCCCTCCATCAGCCCTTTCGCCTCCAACAAAGCCGAGAGCCCCGGAGACTTCGCGCCTGTGCGAG TTTTCTCCAGAACGTTGCACAACGATGCTGCATCCCGTGTGGCTCCCGACGCCGCGCCAGGTTCCGAGACCCCAGGACACGGGCCCAAGGCGGGCATACTTCAGGAAGGGGCTCCAGGTGGCCCTCAGGGGGACCGGGGATCCCGGGACACGCTGGCTCTGGACAACTCGACGGAGGAGCTGGACAACTCGACCCTGGTCCAGGGAAACTCTGTGAAGGAGCTGGACCGGGCCACCCTGCTGGACTGTGCCCCGCCTGAGCAAGCACTCAGTCCAGGGCGTGTGGGGCTGGAGGCTGCAGTGGGGGAGCTGTGA
- the SIRT6 gene encoding NAD-dependent protein deacylase sirtuin-6 isoform X1: protein MSVNYAAGLSPYADKGKCGLPEIFDPPEELERKVWELAQLVWQSSNVVFHTGAGISTASGIPDFRGPHGVWTMEERGLAPTFDTTFENARPTKTHMALVQLERVGLLRFLVSQNVDGLHVRSGFPRDKLAELHGNMFVEECVKCKTQYVRDTVVGSMGLKATGRFCTMAKSRGLRACRGELRDTILDWEDSLPDRDLALADEASRNADLSITLGTSLQIRPSGNLPLATKRRGGRLVIVNLQPTKHDRHADLRIHGYVDEVMTRLMKHLGLEIPAWDGPRVLERALPPLPRPPAPKLEPKEEAPAQLNSPAPASPKQEPTAEPCTQHNGSGPASPKRERPDSPAPCRPPKRVKAEVVPS from the exons ATCTTTGACCCCCCTGAGGAGTTGGAGCGGAAGGTTTGGGAGCTGGCACAGCTGGTCTGGCAGTCCTCCAACGTGGTCTTCCACACGGGCGCGGGCATCAGCACCGCCTCTGGCATCCCCGACTTCAG GGGCCCCCACGGCGTCTGGACGATGGAGGAGCGGGGCCTGGCCCCCACGTTTGACACCACCTTTGAGAACGCACGGCCCACGAAGACCCACATGGCGCTGGTGCAGCTGGAGCGCGTGGGCCTCCTCCGCTTCCTGGTCAGCCAGAACGTGGACGGGCTGCACGTGCGCTCCGGCTTCCCCAG GGACAAGCTTGCAGAGCTTCACGGAAACATGTTCGTAGAAGAATGCGTCAAATGTAAGAC GCAGTACGTCCGGGACACCGTTGTAGGCAGCATGGGCCTGAAGGCCACTGGCCGCTTCTGCACCATGGCCAAGTCAAGGGGGCTGCGGGCCTGCAG GGGGGAGCTGAGAGACACCATCCTGGACTGGGAGGACTCGCTGCCTGACCGGGACCTCGCTCTGGCCGACGAGGCCAGCAG GAACGCGGACCTGTCCATCACGCTGGGCACCTCCCTGCAAATCCGGCCCAGCGGGAACCTGCCCCTAGCCACCAAACGCCGCGGAGGCCGGCTGGTCATCGTCAACCTTCAGCCCACCAAGCAC GATCGCCACGCAGACCTGCGTATCCATGGCTATGTAGACGAGGTCATGACCCGGCTCATGAAGCACCTGGGCCTGGAGATCCCAGCCTGGGATGGCCCCCGCGTGCTGGAGAGGGCGctgccgcccctgccccgcccgcccgcccccaaGCTGGAGCCCAAGGAGGAGGCCCCCGCCCAGCTCAACAGCCCAGCGCCTGCCAGCCCCAAGCAGGAGCCCACAGCTGAGCCCTGCACCCAGCACAACGGCTCTGGGCCCGCCAGCCCCAAAAGGGAGCGGCCGGacagccctgccccctgcaggcCCCCCAAAAGAGTGAAGGCCGAGGTGGTACCCAGCTGA
- the SIRT6 gene encoding NAD-dependent protein deacylase sirtuin-6 isoform X2: MEERGLAPTFDTTFENARPTKTHMALVQLERVGLLRFLVSQNVDGLHVRSGFPRDKLAELHGNMFVEECVKCKTQYVRDTVVGSMGLKATGRFCTMAKSRGLRACRGELRDTILDWEDSLPDRDLALADEASRNADLSITLGTSLQIRPSGNLPLATKRRGGRLVIVNLQPTKHDRHADLRIHGYVDEVMTRLMKHLGLEIPAWDGPRVLERALPPLPRPPAPKLEPKEEAPAQLNSPAPASPKQEPTAEPCTQHNGSGPASPKRERPDSPAPCRPPKRVKAEVVPS, encoded by the exons ATGGAGGAGCGGGGCCTGGCCCCCACGTTTGACACCACCTTTGAGAACGCACGGCCCACGAAGACCCACATGGCGCTGGTGCAGCTGGAGCGCGTGGGCCTCCTCCGCTTCCTGGTCAGCCAGAACGTGGACGGGCTGCACGTGCGCTCCGGCTTCCCCAG GGACAAGCTTGCAGAGCTTCACGGAAACATGTTCGTAGAAGAATGCGTCAAATGTAAGAC GCAGTACGTCCGGGACACCGTTGTAGGCAGCATGGGCCTGAAGGCCACTGGCCGCTTCTGCACCATGGCCAAGTCAAGGGGGCTGCGGGCCTGCAG GGGGGAGCTGAGAGACACCATCCTGGACTGGGAGGACTCGCTGCCTGACCGGGACCTCGCTCTGGCCGACGAGGCCAGCAG GAACGCGGACCTGTCCATCACGCTGGGCACCTCCCTGCAAATCCGGCCCAGCGGGAACCTGCCCCTAGCCACCAAACGCCGCGGAGGCCGGCTGGTCATCGTCAACCTTCAGCCCACCAAGCAC GATCGCCACGCAGACCTGCGTATCCATGGCTATGTAGACGAGGTCATGACCCGGCTCATGAAGCACCTGGGCCTGGAGATCCCAGCCTGGGATGGCCCCCGCGTGCTGGAGAGGGCGctgccgcccctgccccgcccgcccgcccccaaGCTGGAGCCCAAGGAGGAGGCCCCCGCCCAGCTCAACAGCCCAGCGCCTGCCAGCCCCAAGCAGGAGCCCACAGCTGAGCCCTGCACCCAGCACAACGGCTCTGGGCCCGCCAGCCCCAAAAGGGAGCGGCCGGacagccctgccccctgcaggcCCCCCAAAAGAGTGAAGGCCGAGGTGGTACCCAGCTGA